The following proteins come from a genomic window of Miscanthus floridulus cultivar M001 chromosome 2, ASM1932011v1, whole genome shotgun sequence:
- the LOC136538601 gene encoding protein JINGUBANG-like has protein sequence MGNRRKLMHFLRVDPAAAVSALSSPRSLSSNSSFSDDDDYSSSSFQGSASSSPSRSYSQPKSPWARLPGLGGAGADDATATGLIASLVKEDGKVYSLAAAGDVLYTGTDSETVRVWRDRRELAGFRTGSGLVKAIVVAADGRIFTGHQDGKVRVWRANGDAGGYPAVVHRRVGSLPPLGDLLVSSVNPSSYVLSPRGGGGRGRGRQRRAVWLRHSDAVSSLSLDEGAGMLYSASWDRTFKAWRVSDYRCLESVPAHDDAVNTVAAAGFGGLVLTGSADGTVKVWRREMAAGGDRTRHVLELVLREGGDGAVTAIAACPEARAVYVGSSDGLVTCWRWGLDDVDDGEPRLACVLAGHGTGVLCLAVSGRVVVSGSADGTLCVWRRDDDEDERAGHARLAVLAGHTGPVKCVAVAADDDDDDCYDADGERRFVVYSGSLDGSVKVWRLSEERALELPPAVEATTSPFMAALRESEAWMPRPRTAQLPSPVQAWAPEKKGVAAA, from the coding sequence ATGGGCAACCGCAGGAAGCTCATGCACTTCCTCCGCGTCGACCCGGCGGCGGCGGTCTCCGCTCTCTCCTCCCCTCGGTCTTTGTCGTCCAACTCCTCCTTCTCCGACGACGACGACTACAGCTCCTCCTCCTTCCAAGGCTCCGCGTCGTCCTCGCCATCGCGGTCGTACAGCCAGCCCAAGTCGCCGTGGGCGCGCCTCCCGGGcctcggcggcgccggcgccgacgaCGCGACCGCGACCGGGCTCATCGCGTCGCTCGTCAAGGAGGACGGCAAGGTGTACTCGCTGGCGGCCGCCGGGGACGTGCTGTACACCGGCACGGACTCGGAGACCGTGCGGGTGTGGCGGGACCGGCGCGAACTCGCGGGGTTCCGGACCGGGAGCGGGCTCGTCAAGGCCATCGTCGTGGCCGCCGACGGCCGCATCTTCACGGGCCACCAGGACGGCAAGGTCCGGGTGTGGCGCGCCAACGGCGACGCCGGTGGCTACCCCGCCGTCGTGCACCGCCGCGTGGGGTCTCTCCCGCCGCTCGGGGACCTCCTGGTCAGCTCCGTGAACCCCTCCAGCTACGTCCTCTCGCCGCGCGGCGGGGGCGGGAGGGGCCGGGGCCGCCAGCGCCGCGCGGTGTGGCTCCGCCACTCGGACGCCGTGTCGTCGCTCAGCCTCGACGAGGGCGCCGGCATGCTCTACTCGGCCTCCTGGGACCGCACCTTCAAGGCGTGGCGCGTCTCCGACTACCGGTGCCTCGAGTCCGTGCCCGCGCACGACGACGCCGTCAACACCGTCGCCGCGGCTGGGTTCGGCGGCCTCGTGCTCACCGGATCCGCCGACGGGACCGTCAAGGTGTGGAGGCGGGAGATGGCGGCGGGCGGCGACCGGACGAGGCACGTCCTGGAGCTGGTGCTCCGGGAGGGCGGGGACGGCGCGGTGACCGCGATCGCGGCGTGCCCCGAGGCCCGCGCCGTGTACGTCGGCTCCTCCGACGGGCTGGTCACGTGCTGGCGGTGGGGGCTGGACGACGTGGACGACGGAGAGCCGAGGCTCGCGTGCGTGCTGGCGGGCCACGGAACGGGCGTGCTGTGCCTCGCCGTGTCCGGGCGCGTCGTCGTGAGCGGCTCGGCCGACGGGACGCTCTGCGTGTGGCGgcgcgacgacgacgaggacgagcgCGCGGGCCACGCACGCCTCGCCGTGCTCGCGGGGCACACGGGGCCCGTCAAGTGCGTCGCGGTGGcggcggacgacgacgacgacgactgctACGACGCGGACGGCGAGCGGCGGTTCGTGGTGTACAGCGGCAGCCTGGACGGGTCCGTCAAGGTGTGGCGCCTGTCGGAGGAGCGTGCGCTGGAGCTGCCGCCGGCGGTAGAGGCCACAACGTCTCCATTTATGGCCGCGCTGCGGGAGTCGGAGGCATGGATGCCCCGGCCCCGGACAGCACAGCTGCCGTCGCCGGTGCAAGCGTGGGCACCGGAGAAGAAGGGTGTGGCAGCTGCATGA